Proteins encoded in a region of the Ziziphus jujuba cultivar Dongzao chromosome 3, ASM3175591v1 genome:
- the LOC107421837 gene encoding probable peroxidase 26, whose protein sequence is MRTERRVVVLLPLVALALLSFCLGFVDAATSILPKPANLIRNYYKVHNTCHDAEAYIRYQVKLMWDKDKSITPKLLRLLYSDCFVTGCDASILLNVSNSEREAPQNRGLAGFVIIERIKTVLEKRCPGVVSCADILNLATRDAVHLAGAPSYPILTGRKDGFTSTAASVDLPSPSISWEEALRYFKSKGLDVLDMATLLGTHGMGKTHCRFIEDRLYNFNGTKKPDPTMEKSFLNDMRNQCPPRTKKGQGDPLIYLNPESGSNFMFTETYYQRIIKHQAVLGVDQQLSYGDDTREITEEFANGFEDFRKSFALSMNRMGNINVLTGDQGEIRGKCSMVNKKY, encoded by the exons ATGAGGACAGAGCGAAGAGTAGTTGTGCTCCTCCCTTTGGTGGCTCTAGCGCTGCTGAGCTTTTGTCTAGGGTTTGTTGATGCGGCGACATCAATATTGCCCAAGCCGGCGAATTTGATTCGGAATTATTACAAGGTTCACAATACTTGTCATGATGCTGAGGCTTACATCCGTTACCAAGTGAAGTTGATGTGGGATAAGGATAAGAGCATCACTCCAAAGCTCCTCCGTTTGCTTTATTCAGATTGTTTTGTTACa GGCTGTGATGCATCAATTCTGCTGAATGTTTCAAATTCAGAAAGAGAGGCACCACAGAATCGGGGGCTAGCAGGGTTTGTGATCATCGAAAGAATCAAGACGGTCCTTGAGAAACGCTGCCCTGGTGTCGTCTCCTGTGCTGATATCCTAAACCTTGCTACCAGGGATGCCGTTCATTTG GCAGGTGCACCATCTTATCCTATTCTGACTGGAAGAAAGGACGGTTTTACATCAACAGCTGCATCTGTGGATCTTCCGTCACCATCCATTTCATGGGAAGAAGCTCTCAGATACTTTAAATCCAAAGGCTTAGATGTGCTGGACATGGCAACACTACTAG GCACACATGGCATGGGAAAAACACACTGTAGATTCATAGAAGACAGGCTATACAATTTCAATGGAACCAAAAAGCCAGATCCAACCATGGAAAAGTCCTTCCTAAATGATATGAGAAATCAATGCCCGCCAAGAACAAAGAAAGGCCAAGGAGACCCACTTATATACCTAAACCCAGAATCAGGCAGTAATTTCATGTTCACAGAAACTTACTATCAAAGAATCATAAAACATCAAGCTGTTCTTGGAGTCGATCAGCAGCTATCATATGGTGATGACACCAGGGAAATTACAGAAGAGTTTGCTAATGGCTTCGAAGATTTCCGCAAGTCATTTGCTCTTTCGATGAACCGAATGGGCAATATCAATGTTTTAACTGGAGATCAAGGAGAGATACGGGGAAAATGCAGCATGGTGAATAAGAAATACTAG
- the LOC107421838 gene encoding uncharacterized protein LOC107421838: MANPSGNHQEPSHAASSFNGGNPNNGNSAPVAGPESSGAAMTMKHNPGISMDWTPEEQAILEEGLAKHSSESNIIRYAKIAMQLQNKTVRDVALRCRWMTKKENSKRRKEEHNLSRKNKDKKERVTDSSTKSSHFAPRSSVPPYAPPIIPMDSDDGISYKAIGGATGELLEQNAQALTQISANIANFQIQDNINLFCQARDSILKIMNDLNDMPEVMKQMPPLPVKLNEELANTILPRTSHSMQS; encoded by the exons ATGGCGAACCCGTCTGGTAACCATCAAGAGCCGAGCCATGCCGCTTCTTCCTTCAACGGAGGGAACCCCAATAACGGGAATTCGGCGCCGGTGGCGGGGCCGGAGAGTTCCGGTGCGGCCATGACCATGAAGCACAACCCTGGAATCTCCATGGATTGGACCCCGGAAGAACAAGCAATTCTTGAAGAAGGGCTCGCCAA ACATTCCTCAGAGTCAAACATAATCCGGTATGCTAAGATAGCTATGCAGCTACAAAATAAGACTGTCCGGGATGTGGCATTGCGTTGCAGATGGATGACT aaaaaggaaaacagcAAGAGAAGGAAGGAGGAACATAATTTGTCAAGGAAAAACAAAGATAAGAAG GAAAGAGTCACTGATTCTTCTACAAAGTCATCTCACTTTGCTCCAAGGTCCAGTGTTCCTCCATATGCTCCACCAATTATCCCTATGGACAGTGATGATGGCATCTCATACAAAG CCATTGGTGGTGCTACGGGAGAGCTTCTGGAGCAAAATGCTCAGGCTTTGACTCAAATTTCCGCAAATATTGCTAATTTTCAG ATACAGGACAACATCAACCTCTTCTGCCAAGCTCGAGATAGCATCCTTAAGATTATGAATGA CTTGAATGATATGCCAGAAGTAATGAAGCAGATGCCACCACTTCCGGTGAAACTGAATGAAGAGTTAGCTAACACCATCCTTCCCCGTACGAGCCATTCAATGCAATCATGA